In Streptomyces sp. HUAS ZL42, the DNA window GCGACGTCTTCGGCGAGCTGCTGGAGTCCGCCGCCGTCCGCCGTCACCTCGCCCGCATGATCAGCGGCCTCGACGTGCCGGTGCCGCCCCGGCCGCACACCCCGCACACCCACCAACCCGGAAGGTCAACCGTGGACAGGCTCACCGACAAGACGGCCCTCGTGACCGGTTCCAGTCGAGGCATCGGCAGGGCGACGGCGATCCGTCTCGCCCGCGAGGGCGCGCTGGTCGCGGTGCACTACACGGCCAACGAGCAGGCGGCCGACGAGACCGTCGAGCTCATCGAGAAGGAGGGCGGCAGCGCCTTCAAGGTCCGCGCGGAACTCGGCGTCCCCGGTGACGTGCACGAGCTGTTCCTGGGTCTCGAACGGGGCCTCAAGGAGCGCACCGGCGAGACCCGCCTCGACATCCTGGTCAACAACGCCGCCGTGACCTCGACGGGTTCGGCGCCGGAGGACCTCACCCCCGAGGAGTTCGACCGCTACTTCGCCGTGAACGCGAAGGCACCGTACTTCCTCGTGCAGCGCGCCCTCGAGCAGATGCCGAGCGGCGGCCGCATCATCAACATCACCACGGGCGTCACGCGCACCTCCGTCCCCGACCAGGTCGCCTACGCCATGACCAAGGGCGCGATCGAACAGCTCACCTTCCAGCTGGCCCGCCTCCTCGCGCCGCGCGGCATCACGATCAACAGCGTGGCGCCGGGCATCACCGACAACGGCGGCGCGATCTTCGACAACCCGCAGGCCGTCGAGGCGATGGCCAGGTTCTCGGCCTTCAACCGGGTCGGCGAGCCCGGCGACGTCGCCGACGTCATCACCTTCCTGACGACCGAAGAGGCGCGCTGGATCACCGGCGCCTTCATCGACGCCACCGGCGGCACGCTGCTCGGCTGAGACCGACCGGTCCGAACCGTCCGCGCCCCGACCCAACCAGTGTGAGAGGGAATCCATGTCCGCCGACACCGCGCGCATCGCCGTCGTCACCGGAGCCAACAAGGGCATCGGCCGGGAAATCGTCCGGCAGCTCGCCGAACGCGGCCTGACCGTCTATCTGGGGGCCCGCGACGAGGAGCGGGGCAGTGCAGCCGAGAGCGAGCTGCGCGCCGACGGCCTCGACGTGAGGTTCCTGCACCTCGACGTCACGGACGAGACATCCGTCGCGCTCGCCGCCAAGCGGCTGACGGACGAAGAGGGTGTCCTGCACGTCCTGGTCAACAACGCCGGCATCGGCGGGCCCATGCTGCCTCCCAGCGAGACCCCCGCCGAGCAGGTGCGCACGGTCTACGAGACCAACGTCTTCGGCGTCATCACCGTGACGAACGCCCTGCTGCCCCTGCTGCGCCGGGCGCCGTCCGCCCGGATCGTCAACGTCAGCAGCGCGATCGGCTCGCTCTCGGCGGCCGCCGCGAACCTCGACCCGACGGGGGTGCACCCGCCCGGCGAGTTCCCGGTCATGCTGTCGTACGCCACCTCGAAGAGCGCACTCAACGCGGTCACCCTGACCTACGCCAACGAACTGCGCGGCACCGGCATCCTCGTCAACGCGGCCTCCCCGGGCTTCGTGGCCACGGACATCAACGGGCACCACGGCCATCTCACCACCGAGCAGGGCGCGCACATCCCCGTGCTGCTCGCGACCCTCGACGACGACGGGCCCACCGCCACCTTCCTGGGCGAGGACGGAACGCCCGAGGGCCAGGTGCTGGACTGGTGACCGCGACCGTCGTCGACGTCCCCGCCGGACGGGAACGCTGGGACGCCCGGCAGTGGGCCCGGCTGCTGGTGCTGTCCGGCAACATGCTGCTGGACGCCGTCGAGGTGTCCGTCGTGCTCATCGCGCTGCCCGCGATCGCCGGCCGGTTCGGCCTGACGCCGTGGGACGCCCAGTGGCTGATGAGCGGCTTCGCGCTCGGCTTCGCCGCACTGCTGCTGTCCGGCCCCGTCCTGTGCGCCCGCATCGGACGGCGACGGGCCTACCTGGGGGCGATGCTGCTGTTCGGCCTGGTCTCCGTGGCGGGCGGACTCGTCGCGGGCCCGGCGCTCCTCGTCGTCGTCCGTGTGGTCAAGGGCTGCTGCGCGGCCCTGACCGCACCGACCGGCCTCGCCATCATCAACGACCTCTTCCCCGAAGGGCCGCAGCGGCGGCGGGCGTTGTCGGTCTACTCGCTCTTCGGCGCGGCCGGTTTCACCGCCGGCCTGCTGCTCGCGGGCGCGTTGCTGGAGACGAGCTGGCGCTGGGTCTTCGTCTTCCCCGCGCCGATCGCCCTGGTGCTGCTCGTGGCGGGGGCGTTCGTGCTGCCGCGCGAGCAGGGCGGCGACCCGCCACGACTGCCGAGCCCCGCTCTCCTGAAACGGGGCTCGCTGGCGCGCTCCGCGCTGGGCGCCGCCTCGCTCAACGGCACGTACCAGGCGCTGCTCGTGCTGATGGTCTTCCAGATGGCGGGGGAGTTCGGCTGGTCGCCCTGGCAGTCCGCGCTCGCCCTGCTGCCCGCCTGCGTCCCGCTGGCGCTGACCGTGCCGTTCGCGGGCCGGCTCATCGCCCGCTACGGCAGCCGCCCGCTCATCACGCTCGGCGCTCTGTTCCCGCTGCTCGGCTACGTCCACTACCTGGCCAGGCCCGAGAGCGGCTCGTACGCCCTCGGCATGCTGCCGTCCCTGCTGCTGGTCGAGGCCGGGTTCTGCTGTGCGTTCGTCGCGCTGAACTCGCAGGCGACGGCGGGGCTCGACGCGGCGGACCGGAGCGCGGCCGTCCCGCTCTACCAGGCGAGCGTGCAGCTCGGCGCCGCCGCCCTGCTGCCGCTCGTCACCCTGCTCATGACCCGGGGCCCACGGCCCGCACTGTCCCTCGTCACGGCAGTCGGCGCGCTCGGCCTCGTCACCGCGCTCGCCCGGCGCCGTCCGCGCACCGCCGCGTGACCCGCGTACTCACTCCAGCTCCCACCCACTCAAGGAGGCCTCACGCCATGGCTGTCGACACGCCCGAGAGCAACGTCAACCCCGGCCCGATCATGGGTCTGATCCTCGGCTCCTGGCAGTCGCGGATCCTGCTCGCGGCCGTCGAGCACGACCTGTTCACCGAACTGTCCAAGGGCCCGGCTTCGACCGCGGAGCTCGCGAAGCGCCTCGGTCTCGTCGAGCGCGGCCTCAACGACCTGCTCGCCGGGCTGCTCCACCTCGGCCTGCTGGAGTCCGCCGACGGAGGGTTCACCAACGCCCCCGTCAGCGACGCGTTCCTGGTCAAGGGCCGCCCCGCCTACCTCGGCGGCTATCTGCACTTCTGCGAGCAGGAGCTGAACCCGGCGTGGAACGGCCTGGCCGACTCGCTGCGCACCGGTAAGCCGCAGAACCAGGCCGCGGTCATCGGCAACCCGTACGACTCGCTGTACG includes these proteins:
- a CDS encoding SDR family oxidoreductase, with protein sequence MSADTARIAVVTGANKGIGREIVRQLAERGLTVYLGARDEERGSAAESELRADGLDVRFLHLDVTDETSVALAAKRLTDEEGVLHVLVNNAGIGGPMLPPSETPAEQVRTVYETNVFGVITVTNALLPLLRRAPSARIVNVSSAIGSLSAAAANLDPTGVHPPGEFPVMLSYATSKSALNAVTLTYANELRGTGILVNAASPGFVATDINGHHGHLTTEQGAHIPVLLATLDDDGPTATFLGEDGTPEGQVLDW
- a CDS encoding MFS transporter, whose protein sequence is MTATVVDVPAGRERWDARQWARLLVLSGNMLLDAVEVSVVLIALPAIAGRFGLTPWDAQWLMSGFALGFAALLLSGPVLCARIGRRRAYLGAMLLFGLVSVAGGLVAGPALLVVVRVVKGCCAALTAPTGLAIINDLFPEGPQRRRALSVYSLFGAAGFTAGLLLAGALLETSWRWVFVFPAPIALVLLVAGAFVLPREQGGDPPRLPSPALLKRGSLARSALGAASLNGTYQALLVLMVFQMAGEFGWSPWQSALALLPACVPLALTVPFAGRLIARYGSRPLITLGALFPLLGYVHYLARPESGSYALGMLPSLLLVEAGFCCAFVALNSQATAGLDAADRSAAVPLYQASVQLGAAALLPLVTLLMTRGPRPALSLVTAVGALGLVTALARRRPRTAA